A segment of the bacterium genome:
CCCCACCTCGGGAGTGATCTCCCCATAGCGCCACTTGGCGCCGGTATAGCACAGGCGGCGCAGGTAGCGGCGGCTGTCTTCATCGGGGGCGGGCGGCGGAAAGATCCCCGTGCCGTCGGCGGGCACGGCCTGCAGGTCGAACGCCGGGAGGTGCAGGTGCTCCAGATCCAGCTCCCAGCCACACCGTTCGGCGATGGCCTCGGTGTGGCGCAACGCCTCGGGCAGATCGGCGAACAGCTCCCCCATCTCCGCCGGCGACTTGAGCCGGTACTCCCAGTTCACCTTGCGATCCGGATGGGCCTCATCCACGGTGATGTTGTGGCGCAGGCACGTCAGCACGTCCTGCAGGGGCGCCTGGTCGAGCCCGACATAGTGCACATTGTTCGTCGCCACCAGCGGCAGGCCCAGACGGCCGGCCAGATCCGCGAGGGCATAGCGCAGCCGATGCCGCGGCGGCGGCAGCAGCAGGTGCTGCAGCTCGATGAAGAAGTTGCCCGGACCAAAGAGCCCGCGGTAGGTGTTGGCCACCTGTGCGGCGGCGGTGGCCTGGCCGCGTTCGAGCAGTTGGCCGATCTCGCCACGCTCGCAGCCCGACAGGGCGATCAGATGGGAGGCGTTCTGGCGCAGGTGCTCCTGGGTGAGGCGGGGGTGGTCACGGTCTACCGCGGCGTAGGCCGGGGCGAAGGGACCGGCGCTTTGCGCCTGGCCCAGTCGCGCAGCGGTGACCAGGCGGCACAGATTGCGGTAGCCCTCGTTGTCTTCGGCCAGCAACACGAGATGGGGTTCGTAGGGCAGGTCCTGTCCCCCACAGGGCTCGAGGGTGAACTCCACGCCGATGATGGGCTTGACCCCCGCCTGCCGGGCTGCCTGGCAGAACCGCACGGCCCCGTACAGACCGTTGTGGTCGGTCAGCGCCAGGGCCTTCATGCCGTAGGCGGCGGCGCTGCGGGTCAACTCCTCTACTGTCGCCGCGCCGTCAAGCAGAGAGAAGTTGGAATGCACATGCAGATGTGTGAAGGGCATGGTGGCGGCGGTCAGTGGAGCGTAGGAAGCTGTGGCGGGGAGGTGGGCAGCGCCCTAAGCGACCTCGCGGTAGCTCAGGCGCGGGGCCGGAGTTGGGATCCGGCGAGCGGCAGGGCAAGGACGACAGGCGCGGGCCTCCGGCCTGGGTGTCGCCGTTTCCTCCTCCGTGATGCTCTCCCGACGGTCACAGATCATGCCCCAGATGATCAGCACCAGAGAGAACACGATGCCGATGAGGCAGATCAGGCTGTTGAGGACATGGGGGTTCAGATCATGTAGATGCATGTGGCTCACTCTCTTCGCTTCGCGAGGGTCCTGGTCTCTGCCGGCGGCCTAGTCCATCAGAGCACCGACGGTCCAGGCCTGAGCGAGTTCGTCATAGCAGAGGTCCAGGGCCATATGTTCCAGGGTGGTGATGCGGAAGTAGCGCTTGTAGCTTTCGCCCAGCCACCAGCGCCCCCGCCGTGCCCAGCGGCCGCCCAGGCTGCTGACATGGTGCTCGCAGCCGCGCCACACAAAACGCGCTCCGCTCCGCAGCGGCACTTCCAACATCGTGATGGGTTCATCCACAGGCTTAGGCATGGTGTTCACGGGTTTGGGCGGCCTACTTTCGATTGCCTGGAGTAGATGTACCAAACATTTGTTCGATTGTCAAGAGAAAAAAATCGGGCCTCAGCCCAAAATAGTAATGACATTTTAGTTTTCTCGGGTATAATAGGGACAGCGGCGAGCGTCCCGACTGAGAGCCCTGCTTACCCTATCGAGTTGCCTTTCTGTATCTGCCAAGTATCCTAACACGCTCGCCTTTGTCTTCAGAGCCTTCAGAAGCCCTTCTGAGGGCTCTGCTTGTTTCCCGAGGCCTGACACCCCGATCATCCGGCACCGCCCACAGCCAACCGCATATATATAATGACGTTCTGTATATCAGTCGCCGCTGTTGCTTACGCGCTGAACACAGCCCCTATCCCCCATGCCAGCTGGCACTCCAAACCGCCCCCAACCCCATAGCATAACGTCGTTATGAATCTGGGCATCTCATACGTAGTCCGGCCGATACTCCAACTCGGTATCCCCGATGAAGACAGTGTCCCCATCCCGGGCTCCGAGGTCCTCGAGCTGCTGGATCACACCCATCTTCTCCAACACGCGCTGAGTGCGCTGGAGCCCCTCCCCGTGCGCCAAGTCGGCACGGGCGATCATCCGCTCCACCTCGGTGCCACTGACGGCGAATACACCGTCCTCCAACCGTTGCACGCGCAACTCGTACTCCGGCGCGGGGGGCATGTGCAGGACCACCTGCTCAGCCGGCTCGGCCGGACCGATGGCCGCCGGGCCCCCGGCCTGCTCCAGCAGCCCCCACGTCGCCTCCAGCAGTTCCCGTAGGCCCTCGCCTGTCGCCGCCGAGATCGCCAGCACAGACCGCGCGCCCCGCTGCAGCAGCTCCTGGCGATAGAGCCCCGCGTACTCGCGGCCCTCGGTCAAGTCCACCTTGTTGAGCGCCACGAGCTGTGGCAGGGCTGCCAGCTCCGCGCTGTAGAGCGCCAGCTCGCGGTTGATCGTCTCGAAGTCTTGCACCGGGTCGCGCCCTTCCAGGGCGGCGGCATCGAGGAGATGGATCAGCACGCGGGTGCGCTCAACGTGGCGCAGGAACTGGTGCCCCAGGCCCACGCCCTGGTGAGCGTTCTCGATCAGCCCGGGCATGTCGGCCACGACGAACTGGCGGTCTTCATCCAGGGACACCACGCCGAGGTTCGGCACGAGGGTCGTGAAGGGATAAGCCGCGATCTTCGGGCGCGCGGCGGAGAGGCGAGAGATCAGCGTGGACTTGCCCACGCTGGGGAAGCCGATGATGCCCGCATCCGCCAGCAGCTTTAGCTCCAGGCGCAGGCGATGCTGCTGGGAGGGCTCGCCCCGTTCGGCGAAGTGCGGCGCCTGGCGCGTGGCCGTGGCGAAGCGCTCATTCCCGCGCCCGCCCTTGCCGCCGACAGCGGCGACGAGTTCGTAGCCCGGACCGACGAGGTCGGCCACCAGCTCCCCGCTCTCCTCGTCGTGG
Coding sequences within it:
- the obgE gene encoding GTPase ObgE; the encoded protein is MADFVDVATIDVESGRGGDGMVHFRREKFVPRGGPGGGDGGRGGSVILRVDPHMRTLLDFTYTSRFKAEDGAPGGSFGKSGGDGSDLIVRVPPGTAVHDEESGELVADLVGPGYELVAAVGGKGGRGNERFATATRQAPHFAERGEPSQQHRLRLELKLLADAGIIGFPSVGKSTLISRLSAARPKIAAYPFTTLVPNLGVVSLDEDRQFVVADMPGLIENAHQGVGLGHQFLRHVERTRVLIHLLDAAALEGRDPVQDFETINRELALYSAELAALPQLVALNKVDLTEGREYAGLYRQELLQRGARSVLAISAATGEGLRELLEATWGLLEQAGGPAAIGPAEPAEQVVLHMPPAPEYELRVQRLEDGVFAVSGTEVERMIARADLAHGEGLQRTQRVLEKMGVIQQLEDLGARDGDTVFIGDTELEYRPDYV